From a single Porites lutea chromosome 10, jaPorLute2.1, whole genome shotgun sequence genomic region:
- the LOC140950621 gene encoding adrenocorticotropic hormone receptor-like — translation MPNQNLTDHSAFSLECFNLDVNLETTKTLLVAHILTSIINFLSSLSAVIGNAAIIFAVWKTLALQTPSNIFLCGLAFSDFTVGLLAQPAFVVHKIGEIFKIFNIYCTTRILIESLGFLTAGASVCTMTGIAIERYLALYLHLRYRQVITTKRILSFVVLIWAFYILFAASRFWIANDSIFNNIFISIILANLVLSFLAYAKVFKYVKRHENQIKEQNTGRPEFGVVNHRLLRMRRYKKSTLTMLYIIGVFIICYIPLLCVRILYRTEGYTANVKTANLYTTTIVFLNSSLNPMVYCWRISDIRSAVKEICLRQRFRRKSKVVVLKSSAEFPQRSRISSLNITRASVSVMPHFNG, via the coding sequence ATGCCGAACCAGAACTTGACGGATCATTCTGCATTCTCTCTTGAATGCTTCAATCTGGACGTTAATTTAGAGACAACAAAAACACTGCTCGTCGCGCACATTTTAACATCGATCATCAACTTTCTTTCATCTCTTTCGGCTGTGATTGGTAATGCCGCCATAATTTTCGCGGTATGGAAGACCCTAGCTCTTCAAACGCCTTCGAACATTTTTCTCTGTGGTTTGGCGTTCAGTGACTTTACCGTTGGCCTGCTCGCTCAACCTGCTTTTGTCGTCCACAAAATCGGCGAAATCTTCAAGATTTTCAACATATACTGCACGACCAGGATTCTCATAGAATCCCTCGGGTTTCTAACGGCTGGAGCTTCGGTTTGTACTATGACAGGCATTGCTATCGAAAGATATCTAGCACTCTACCTACATTTGCGTTACAGGCAAGTGATTACCACAAAGCGGATACTTAGTTTTGTTGTGTTGATTTGGGccttttatattttgtttgccGCGTCTAGGTTCTGGATTGCAAATGACAGCATTTTTAACAATATCTTTATTTCAATAATACTTGCTAACTTGGTTTTATCATTCCTGGCCTACGCTAAGGTTTTTAAGTACGTTAAGCGACACGAGAATCAGATAAAAGAGCAAAACACAGGTCGCCCAGAGTTTGGTGTGGTAAATCACCGTTTACTCAGGATGAGACGTTACAAGAAGTCTACGCTGACAATGTTATACATCATTGGAGTCTTCATTATCTGCTATATACCTTTACTTTGCGTCAGAATTCTTTACAGGACGGAGGGTTATACCGCAAATGTAAAGACAGCTAATCTTTATACCACCACAATCGTGTTCCTGAACAGTTCATTGAACCCAATGGTTTATTGCTGGCGTATTTCCGATATCCGTAGTGCAGTCAAAGAAATCTGTTTGCGCCAACGTTTTAGAAGGAAAAGTAAAGTTGTCGTTTTAAAATCAAGCGCAGAATTTCCTCAAAGGTCTAGAATTAGCAGTTTAAACATTACGCGCGCCTCAGTTAGCGTAATGCCTCATTTTAATGGGTGA
- the LOC140950642 gene encoding uncharacterized protein, with the protein MAGEHDISNELRRWALDEMRFMPQGRHINASLPSTEDFKMLCRGPMVDVWKYVLQHVRSTKTVQKIRGNLKLQQIIHEQTAHSADLKPDDKQREQLKEKHSQLAKELVDVRNKVLHVEKEIKAVQKEILEAEESYSKNEREISDLAKRNALLSAYSKQCHLSKELYMDLAKQINGRITVCKEVARKKVLDPTYYTSQGIISGSSQMFGSVEGRSTPSGLESASTRSVRELCEKIGSFLHEVCKAEEESGRIDGDSQKRIKDQLWTGVENILSQHTAQDIITSLSRITQDSAVSLQEVSARIDLKKDAEELKFKYENSGKLTDTSSPPSLFQSVHQLIEEGQAAHFQRFLESEKGLNEAWRGRKRLQTLQQELEAKLASSCKDSPGNIDLARVLHHNELELTASKASLEYMKGAADELTNSRNERLRAREILLMKHKKIEDFEKLAQAKQALIQALVKQNSSARARVEKHKQELLQYIQDKICSHEAHVVAMAKRLQNSVTQEVDRFAALPLDQLHYSGLDSPRRVPVSELSINRLERLSESPGGETVRTVLNNLGFPAYKAPEELLPTTMKLKEKVEDTRSLAQSRDGVVSEVDGDQSCAKMITKLNGLRREVSEQDSTQLHYVMPMVQNGLNKTTNALSECISVKDVVSSWWEQPAQFFVPWAMVDDMNMRQWRDQWTLSSTRLRQLQMTSH; encoded by the exons ATGGCTGGAGAACACGATATTTCAAATGAACTTCGACGATGGGCCTTGGACGAAATGCGTTTTATGCCTCAAGGACGACACATCAATGCAAGTCTGCCATCGACGGAGGACTTCAAGAT GTTATGCCGTGGGCCTATGGTAGATGTTTGGAAATATGTGTTGCAGCATGTCAGGTCCACAAA AACTGTCCAGAAGATTCGTGGAAACTTAAAATT GCAGCAGATAATTCATGAGCAAACTGCTCATTCAGCAGACTTAAAACCAGATGACAAACAAAGAGAGCAGCTGAAGGAAAAACACAGCCAGTTAGCAAAAGAGCTTGTGGATGTCAGAAACAAGGTTCTTCATGTTGAGAAGGAAATCAAAGCAGTACAGAAAGAGATTCTTGAAGCAG AGGAGAGCtattcaaaaaatgaaagagagaTTTCAGATCTTGCCAAGAGAAATGCATTGTTGAGTGCCTACTCCAAACAGTGCCATCTGTCAAAAGAGCTGTACATGGATTTGGCCAAACAAATAAATGGTAGGATAACAGTCTGTAAAGAAGTTGCAAG GAAAAAGGTGTTGGATCCAACTTATTACACATCACAAGGGATCATTAGCGGAAGCTCTCAGATGTTTGGTTCTGTAGAAGGACGCTCTACTCCAAGTGGACTGGAATCAGCCTCTACA AGATCTGTTAGGGAATTGTGTGAGAAAATTGGCTCATTCTTGCATGAAGTATGCAAAGCAGAAGAGGAATCTGGAAG AATTGATGGTGACAgtcaaaaaaggattaaagacCAGCTGTGGACTGGAGTAGAG AACATCCTGTCCCAGCACACTGCACAGGACATCATTACATCGTTATCTCGAATCACACAGGACTCTGCCGTGAGTCTGCAGGAAGTGTCGGCAAGAATTGATTTGAAAAAGGATGCAGAGGAACTTAA gTTCAAATATGAAAACTCTGGCAAACTGACAGACACGTCATCACCGCCATCCTTATTTCAAAGTGTTCATCAGCTTATAGAG gaGGGTCAGGCTGCACACTTTCAAAGATTTTTAGAATCTGAAAAGGGGCTGAACGAGGCTTGGAGAGGCCGAAAAAGACTTCAAACACTACAACAAGAACTGGAGGCAAAACTAGCCTCTTCCTGTAAGGATTCGCCGGGAAATATCGATTTGGCGAG AGTTTTGCATCATAATGAACTGGAGCTGACGGCATCCAAAGCTTCGCTGGAGTACATGAAGGGGGCAGCGGATGAGTTAACCAACTCAAGAAACGAAAGACTCAGAGCAAGAGAAATTCTACTCATGAAACATAAAAAGATTGAAGACTTTGAAAAGCTGGCT CAAGCCAAACAGGCGCTGATTCAAGCTCTTGTGAAACAAAACTCGAGTGCCAGGGCAAGGGTggaaaaacataaacaagag CTGCTTCAGTATATACAAGACAAGATCTGTTCGCACGAGGCGCATGTGGTCGCCATGGCAAAACGACTCCAAAACAGCGTGACCCAAGAGGTGGATCGATTTGCTGCTTTGCCGCTAGATCAGTTACACTACTCAGGGCTTGATAG CCCAAGGCGCGTTCCTGTTTCTGAACTGTCCATCAATCGTTTAGAGCGTCTGTCAGAAAGTCCTGGGGGAGAAACTGTTAGGACCGTATTGAACAACTTGGGCTTTCCAGCTTACAAG GCCCCTGAAGAACTGCTACCGACAACAATGAAGTTAAAGGAAAAAG TTGAAGACACTAGATCTCTTGCACAGTCACGTGACGGTGTAGTATCAGAGGTTGATGGGGACCAGTCATGCGCAAAGATGATTACAAAATTAAACG GTTTGAGACGCGAGGTTTCTGAGCAAGATAGCACACAACTTCATTACGTTATGCCGATGGTGCAGAACGGGCTCAACAAAACCACCAACGCTTTGTCAGAATGCATTTCCGTCAAGGACGTTGTCAGTTCGTG GTGGGAGCAGCCAGCACAGTTTTTTGTCCCGTGGGCGATGGTTGATGATATGAATATGAGGCAGTGGAGGGATCAATGGACACTATCATCCACTCGTTTACGACAACTTCAGATGACGAGCCACTGA